In Danio rerio strain Tuebingen ecotype United States chromosome 18, GRCz12tu, whole genome shotgun sequence, the genomic window AACCGTCCCACAAATACTCGGAGCAGAAATATACTCACCAGCCCGGCTTAAAACCTGGAGAATATGCAGACACAAATATATGCTTTCTAAATGATAAAGATCCACAATAATGAACAGAATGTTGTCCTGTACTGGTGCTCACCTGCAGTCCACCTTCACGGCTTTGAAAGACCAGAGTGATGCTGCCATAATCTGAGTGTTCACCACATCGCAGCTGATTTTCCTTCACACTTGTGCTCTTGACAGGAGGGTAGAACAGAGACCGTAGTGTGGTTCTATTCACATCACCTACAAACAATTACACCTTAAAATCCACTTCTCAAAGCAAGACCTCAATTGGAGGATGCGGAAGTGCATATGATTTTACTTACTTCCAATTAGCTTGTGAGCATCAAGGAAGACTTCAGATTCCAGCCCCAAACCAAGAGCCATCAGTCGCAGCACCCGCAGAGAAAGTTCCTTACAGCGCAGGAAAAATGATACCTGGACATCTCGGAAATCAGCAACTCCTTCTGAAGGCCACTTCTGAGCACATTGAGAGTCATGTAATGTTTTAAATCCCACATTAAAAGTTGATTTCATTAATATTTCTGTATGGTCAGACTTTGAAGACTACCAAAGATTTTTGGTggggggtggtggtggtgggggggatTAGGTGTTTACAGactaattgttcacctaaagaatttACTCAAGCATGACAAACTTTGTAAATGCTGACTTTGAATGGCTTTAAATAGTGTGCATTATTATGcaagtcaagattttattttttttttctcaagcgCATCAATTCCAAAGCTTAACAACTATGGTTaatcttgtatttatttattaatgtataattGTTAACAAGGCCTGGCAGTATTCAGATGTGAATAAGTATTTAGCAGTTTGTTTGCAAATAAAATGTCCAAAAAACATATACCGATAAATATACCGATGGACAAGAAATGTCTCCAGAAACTGGTTGAGAATTAAGAAAATGAACTGCAAAAGATTTTAAGTGAAGAATTAGGTCTAAATTAAACCATTAAGAACCCTCCAGGAAGTCTGCCACTTGCTTTAGAGTCTATAAAGGGTATTTAAACATGAccataatgcatttaataaaagtCATAAGCTAAActgtcaaaaaatatattaaaatggctgtttaaaaaaatgtaaaagtagtaAGTATCATTGCACCAATTTCTGTTGCACCATTTTTGAAGAATTTACCTTGCAGGATCTTGTTCTGGGTTTTGAGGGTTCATTTTAAGTCACAAGATCTTTCAACCTGGAAGGTCTATTATTGTTAGTATCGGCTTAAACCATGACCATCAATCACTATGCCAGACTTGAACTGCTGCTACTTCAAGACTCAGATAACACTGCTTTATGGCACTTAAGCTTTTGATTATGAATGGGGGAACAAGATTCAGTATTCTCTAGAACCTGGTTCTTTAGTTGCATACTTTTTACAGTTCTGGAAATGAATGATTAATGGATTCTTTCCATGTATTTCCACCCAACTACattctattttctatttatttatttatttttatttaaataaaaaagaccaGGCATTTTCTTGTGCAATTCTGCCTTAATTTATCAGTTTCTATAGTTAGACTCAGTATTCGTTACATATTGTTTTAgggatatttaaaataaacttgctTTAACAATCATGCACATTTGTTATGCCATTTTTTAACATGaaatatttgcataaaatttGATCTCTTTGATCTTGTCACCTCTTCAAGATTTGTAAAACTGAACCCACAAAAACATGCTATGATTAAAGTAGGAGAACAAACTGAAGAATTGTATTTACAATATCTGCACTCAAAGTCGATGTATTGAACGCCTCCTTCAAATCACCAGGACGCCGAGGGTTCAAACTGTGAAATGACAAAAGATACAGTCGTTAGACGCATCTTCATCATTCCTGAGTTTAGAAGCTGATCATCACCCGAGAGTCGTTCGACGTGCCTTTCCGTTTCTACCGAAACCCAGCCATGGTTCTCGTTACATGGGAAACTACCCCTGCTGAAAGACTTTTTCACGTCTTCTGGCAAACTGAAGAACTTCTTTGAAACAGCCATAACATTGTCTACCTGAAACAGTCGACAAAAAAACAGTAAGCGAGCTACTGAACTTCTCATAACTACTATCACGTAAAAGAAATCCTCACAAACCTCTTCCTGACTTATTCCcgtgtttttcagataaacaaaccCCACATCGGTGAAGGCTCTTTTCACTTCTTTACTCAAATCATCCAGTTCATCAGCCGACACATTCGTCTTTCCGAGTTCAAACACGTTGAAATCCACGATAGGAATCTCCATTTTTACTCGAGAAAATACGCCGCAGAAAATACGTGCAAGTTCTTTGCTTCTTGCAGCACAGCTCGTTATCGAAGCACTGTTGTGCAATGCAGTCATTAGACATCCACAAATGATGAATGACCAAACAATGACAGCACAAAGATCACCGACTTTCAGCCTGTTCAACACATTTCCCTAAAGACTATCCAACAATTTTGCAGCACTGTATTAATTTTGTATAATGATTTACACAAGGCTTAACTCTATCATTTCAATTAAGCTAAATGTTTTCTGAAAGCAATATAGAATGTGCACTGGTATTAAATCACATTGATTAGCTATGAGTTCATATACTGTTCATGAGAGAAAAGGTTATGCATGATTCATCTAGAGCCATTTCCCCAAATTCtgtctaaataaaatatttaaactcaCTGGGTTTAGCAATCAATGAGTCTTGTGTAGTCATCATAATTATTTAACAGACAGCAAAGTATGTTCATACAATAATAGTGTTATGCTCCCGAGGATAATTTTCAtggaaaaagaacagaaaatCTGCAAActgggaataaaaaaaaaaaatgaaaatacctGGGATCCTCCTcccacaatataaataaaataaaacaaaatagtctCTCAAAATCTTTATCCAAACATCTTAAGCTTTTATTTGGATTCTTGTCCtgaattaaacttaaaaaaaaaaaaacataataaaaaacaagcaCAGTCACTTTCAAAATTCCTTTTAAAGTACATTTCATGTTTTCTTTCCAAATTTGCCCCTTTTGTCCTTTATTTTCTTCATCTTCTTGCCTTCGCGTTGTTCTTTTTGGTTCGTGCCTTCTAGTTTCCTTTTCTTGTCACTAATAaggaaaaaccaaacagaaataCGAGTTAATAAAACTTCTTGATCCCAAACTTAACAAAAGACAAAAGTCCCCCAATCCGAGAGCCATTTATCACTTCTTACCCTTTTATGCTAACAATAGCTGTATGTCCTGCTTTCTTCAACACTTGATCCCATTCCTCATCATCTCCTCGAATCATGTACCTTcattaaaaacatcaaaaataaaaattgaaatcgGCAATAACCATCCTTATAATAACActttcaccggccactttattccatttatttattatttatgtccaactgctcgttagcacaaatttctaatcagccaatcaaatggcagcaactcaatgcattttgcatgtagatatggtcaagatgttctgctgcagttcaaactgagcataagaatagggaagaaagatgatttgagtgactttgaatgtggcatagtagttagtgccagacaggctggtctgagtattccaAACTgctgattttcacgcacaaccatctttaggttTATAGAGTATGGtccgaaaaatagaaaatatccagtgagcggcagttctttaaacacaaatgtcctattgaggtcagaggagaatggccaaactaaTTCCAGCTGATAGGaaaacaacagtaactcaaatgaccaCTCGTTACAATCAAGGAATGCAGGGGAGCATTTCTAAACACAAAAcccatccaaccttgaggcggatgggctacagcagcagaaggccacactgggtgccactcttgtcagcgaagaacaagaaactgaggctacaatctgcacaggctca contains:
- the si:dkey-10o6.2 gene encoding uncharacterized protein isoform X1, coding for MEIPIVDFNVFELGKTNVSADELDDLSKEVKRAFTDVGFVYLKNTGISQEEVDNVMAVSKKFFSLPEDVKKSFSRGSFPCNENHGWVSVETESLNPRRPGDLKEAFNTSTLSADIKWPSEGVADFRDVQVSFFLRCKELSLRVLRLMALGLGLESEVFLDAHKLIGSDVNRTTLRSLFYPPVKSTSVKENQLRCGEHSDYGSITLVFQSREGGLQVLSRAGEYISAPSICGTVLVNIADMMQRWTSDIYVSAVHRVLLPPAGDSSTRQSLAFFVQPDDDAMISCCDGSDKYPPVRSLDYLLSRFSESYITKNTSDMSLIL
- the si:dkey-10o6.2 gene encoding uncharacterized protein LOC100124608 (The RefSeq protein has 1 substitution, 1 frameshift compared to this genomic sequence) encodes the protein MEIPIVDFNVFELGKTNVSADELDDLSKEVKRAFTDVGFVYLKNTGISQEEVDNVMAVSKKFFSLPEDVKKSFSRGSFPCNENHGWVSVETESLNPRRPGDLKEAFNTSTLSADIKWPSEGVADFRDVQVSFFLRCKELSLRVLRLMALGLGLESEVFLDAHKLIGSDVNRTTLRSLFYPPVKSTSVKENQLRCGEHSDYGSITLVFQSREGGLQVLSRAGEYISAPSICGTVLVNIADMMQRWTSDIYVSAVHRVLLPPAGDSSTRQSLAFFVQPDDDAMISCCDGSDKYPPVRSLDYLLSRFSESYIKKTHLA